The Nicotiana tabacum cultivar K326 chromosome 1, ASM71507v2, whole genome shotgun sequence genome segment GGATCTGTATGAAGAAACTTGTGGGCGAAACCAATAAAATGCATGACCAAAGAGCTGTAGTATAAGTAGTTAGCTAATACAAAAACTTGCCAAGAAGAGGTATAGGCATGTGGAGTTGACTGGGTAACCTCCTTCAGTGTACTTGCATTAGACTTCCCCAAATTTGCATCAAGTTCTGCAAATTCTTCCATACAAATGGTCCAGGGCTCCAGGTAACTAACCCACAAGGTGAACACCTGTGATGCATTTTTAATAGAACTTTCCACTGGACAATACAGGAATGTCCTCAATATAAATCTGTATAATGGCCTCTGAATCCACGAGTTCCAAGAGTTACCAGAATCCACAATGGTAACAACATTTCTAGATTGAACAGCGTTAAATGTCCCCCCGACTTTCCACCTAGGACTTTCAGTATAGTCAAACTGGTCAGTTCCATCAGTTGGTGCAACTGAACTCAGATTAAGATACTTAACAAACACATTTACTACTTCGCCTAATCCTGAAGTAGGAGGACTCTCACCCAGTACTGACCGAAAAGGGAATGACACACCAAATGATTTGCACAAATTCACAGGCAACGGTGAGAAATCATTATCAACTAACCAAAATTGTATTAGTGTATTAACCAAGAACTCTGCTTTTTCAACAACTGGAGTGTCATAAGCAAAAGAGTAATGAAGCAGTGAGCTCCTATATGGTTGATGTGCCTTCACATCACCCACAGGCACATATGCATGGAGATATGCATACAAAAGGCGCATATACAAATTACCCTCATTCTTCTGCTCCGTCCCACGTTTGGTGCTTGATAAACCTGGAATTGAATAAGCCCAATTCTCCATTCTAAACCTTCTGCTTCTCTTAACTCTTACAGTTTGAGGACCCTCGCTATTACCTCGACAAACAGGGTAATAGGTAAACCAGAACATGTAATATTCAAACACATTCAACTGAACCTGAAATGAAGAACCCTTAACTGAGTCCTCCTTCAACCTACTTTTGAACAAGGGGCATAAATCAGACAAAACCCGTGAATCTCTATCATTTTGAACAGTATAACGAACCCATTCGGGTAACCTTTCAACAGGAAATACATATTTAACTAGAGACGACCCATCTGCAGCCGCAATAGAAGATAGCAACACGCCATTGGGCGACAATAAGCTGAAAATTCTACCTGTAACCAACAACATTTGTtaccaaaaaactaaaaaatgattaaaaacatTGCATAACATAAAGAAACAGTAAGAAGCTTCTGGAATCAGAGGAGGATTATAAATTCACTTTGGAAATGTGTAATTTACTATAGCCAGCCAAAAATGGCAGATCAATCAAAATTAGTTAGCTGAAAACTCTACCATTAAACCAGAACATTTGGgatgataaaaataaaatgatcaaGAATATTATAAAGCATAAAGAAATTGTAAGAAAACGCCAGAATTCAGGAGGTTTAAAAATTAACTTTCATGATGAGTAATTTAGGTAATCACCAAATgacaagagaaaagaaattaattAGATGAAAATTCTACCTACAACCCATAACTACTGTTAGTATAAAACCTAAAATTCTGAAACTCGAAAGGAAATTGTTAGAAAATTCTAGAATATGAAGAGGATTCACTTCACAAAATGAGTAATTTAGTTAGTGACCGAAAGAATGGCAGAGAGAACAAATTAAATAGCTGAAATTCTGCCTGTAAACCACAACATTGTAATGATGACAATATTAAGaattaaaaaaatccaaaaagcaCAGAAATTGTGAGAAATTTATGGAAGCTGATGATGTTTACAAAGTCGCATTTGAAACGAGTACATTTTCCACACTAGCAAAAAAATGGAAGTGAAGACAAAATAATTAGCTGAAAATTCTACCTGCAAACCGTAACATTCTAATGATAAAAACAGAACAATTATAAAAACattctaaaaaaaaatagttgtagcTGAATATTTTACTTGCAAAGCATAACATTGTGATGATAAAATAGAGACAATTATAAGAAATTGTTCCTTTTCGGAACGACTAATCCGAGAAAATGGAAGGAAAGACAAAATAATTAGCTCAGAAATGGAAAGGCGTGGAGCTTGAGAAGCAAACCTGCGAGCTGAGAATCGTTGGATAAAGCGGCAATATCGATCCAGCCGGAAGGAGAGAGAGACTTGACGGCAGCCGGAGCAGAAGCTGAGTCGTCGAAGCCGAAGAGTTTACAAATTAGGGTTGGGAAAGTGATGGAGAAGAACCATCGGGACTGGTCAGGTGTATGCTTGTGTAAGAACGACTCAACGGCGTCGCACGCGGCGAGGATCTGAAGCGGAGAGGAGGCGGCGAGTACGGTGGCGGCGATATCGGAGGATTTCGACTGAGTGTCCGTTGCGTATAGACGAGACATCATTTTCGCATGACACACAGAGAGAGAACTTGATATGCCAAATTCAAAATGCGATGGGCGTGATGATAACAGTGAGGGTTTAGGAGTTTTTAAATGGGGGAATGCGTATGCAAATGGCGCCTTTATATAGGGAAGAGAAGACGGACGAATTTGGGTAATTCTGGAAACCCGTGGGTTTTACTACGTGGCGTTTCGGTCCTGCTTCTTTGTGATTTCCTTTTTTTGGGGTCCTACTATGAGTTTGAAAACACAGACTTTTGAATGCTAAAGGGGCCTGCTGTGTTTGGAAATTATAGTATCACTGTTCTTTATTGTCAATGGGATAAGAAATTTGAACTTCCAAATTTAATAACCTACGCGTTTGGATAATATTTGGTTGAGTTAGAAATGTAGTTAAAATGGTGATTATTTAAAAGTTAGTCTTGTTTGAATGAAAAAAGAATTCACACCATGACAAATCAATGGCATCTGAAAGGATAATGTTGAAGGGATTCATACTTTTAATTCAGATTGTATTTCTAAAAGATTTTCTGTATAATAAGGTAATGTGGTATAAAATATGAAATCATGGTTTTCTTATTCTTAATCAGGATCTTTATCTATTTATATCATGTAATATCTCTAGAAAACAAAGAGTGATAGTCTCTTGATATTAATATATAGGTCTCAGATTTAGATGCACAATTGAATTGTTTGTCTTAATtcattggtccaaataaatattatgtactaatataatttaaattaattatttaaatctATTTAAATAAAAGTTCGCTTCtggtgtcttgtgtgataagaatgtgtcgTTGAGACTTTAGGATAAGTTCTACAAGGTAGttgttagaccgactatgttgtatggggcagagtgttggccagtcaaaacCTCTCATGTCCAACAGATGAGGGTAgcggaaatgaggatgttgagatggatgtgtgggcatactaggtTGGATAGAATTAGGAATTAAGTTATTCGAGACAAGGTGGGAGTGGTCTCTGTGCAGGCAAAGATGCGTGAAGCAAGGTTGAGgtggttcgggcatgttaagaggagaagcgCAGATGCCCCTGTCAGGAGATGTGAGGGGTTGACCATAGGAGGTGTgaggaggggtagaggtaggccaaagaagtcatggggagaggtgatcaggcgggACATGGCGCTACTTGagctaaccgaggacatgactctagatagaagggtgtggaggttgaagattagggtagaaggttagtaggtaatCATCCATCTCCCTTTATCTTCTCTAGCTCGATAGTATTAGCGCTAGTTCGGTACCCTTTTTTTTCCTTAGTTTTCTATATCCGCATGTCTCGTTTCGTTGTTACTTGCCATTGGTAATCTCGTAGTTTGCTAGCAGTACTTCGTTCATATTCTCGTCCGCTGCCTTGAAATTAGTTTTCTGAATATGTTATCTTGCTGCTACTTGTTATCAATACCTTTTTCATATTACCTGTTGCTATCCCcgatttagttttctaattatTGTTTTGCTATTACTTGCTACCAGGGTTTCTCTTACCTTCtgtagccgagggtctatcagaaacagtctCTATGCCCtttcaaggtaggggtaaggctgcgtacatcctatcttctccagaccccacttgtgggaccatactggattgttgttgttgttgttgttgtatttaaaTAAAAGTTCGATGTTATAGGGCTAGCATGTATAGTTGGTGTTTTACTAAATGAGCTCATCCATGTGGTACAAGCTCAAAAAGATTTTCGTAAAGGTCACTTCATTCCACACCCATATAGAGGGATCACATTTCTCATGTAAGACAGTAAGAGGACCAAAAGCTGAAGTCATAAATAGATGACGTAGACGGCTTGAACTCATCAAACATTATAATTGCACGATTGATTATCATTCTACTAAAgccaatgtggttgcagatgTGTTGAGTCGTAATTCCCTTGCAAGTTTAACTCTAAGTCTATTTTGTAAAAATTACCCCTAACGTCAACTTTTCGGCCCACTCATACCCTAAAAACTAACGGccctattttaattaataaaaaaatttattatttattatatgtTAATTTTCTATTGGCTTAAATTAAAACCTCAGCCCATATCCACTTATTAGCCTACTCCGTCTCAGATTTTCACCCTTCAACACCCACGGATCTCCCTTTCCGTCTCAGATTTTTCGGccttaatttaatttttattttttgttaaatcAATTTTTCGAGTAAAATCAGGTActcttttaaattaaattaatgcTTTATTGTAAGATTTTATGGTTTAATAAGTTATCTTTCTGCCAATATTATATTTGTTGTGCCACCATGTAGCTTTTAAGAGTTAGTTGAAATCATGTGAGCAAATTAGCTTCACAGTTCATCGATAGTGATTTGGTTGGGAAACTTTAGGCGATGATTAAGCTGGGGAAGATGAACAGGGAAAGGGACCAAAtaataaattaagaaaaagaaaaatatgaaattttgacaATTAAAACCTAGATAACGATTGGATCATGAGTCGGGTATGGAATCAAGTGGTTGAGGGACTAAAAAGAGTTTAACGGTTAGAAGGACTAAGATGGATCATTGTTGGGTTATATACAGATAAGATATGGGTTAgaattgaatttttagttttaaCCAATACGCAATTGCCACGTCAtatatagtaaaataattttttatttcagCAAATGTCCGTCTGAAACAAGGGCATAAATGAGCCAGATTTTTAACGGTGAGGGCAATTTTTACAAAATAGGTGGACGAAgagtattttcaaacttaagcgAATAGGTTAGGGGCCgttttggcccttttccga includes the following:
- the LOC107766971 gene encoding uncharacterized protein LOC107766971; its protein translation is MMSRLYATDTQSKSSDIAATVLAASSPLQILAACDAVESFLHKHTPDQSRWFFSITFPTLICKLFGFDDSASAPAAVKSLSPSGWIDIAALSNDSQLAGRIFSLLSPNGVLLSSIAAADGSSLVKYVFPVERLPEWVRYTVQNDRDSRVLSDLCPLFKSRLKEDSVKGSSFQVQLNVFEYYMFWFTYYPVCRGNSEGPQTVRVKRSRRFRMENWAYSIPGLSSTKRGTEQKNEGNLYMRLLYAYLHAYVPVGDVKAHQPYRSSLLHYSFAYDTPVVEKAEFLVNTLIQFWLVDNDFSPLPVNLCKSFGVSFPFRSVLGESPPTSGLGEVVNVFVKYLNLSSVAPTDGTDQFDYTESPRWKVGGTFNAVQSRNVVTIVDSGNSWNSWIQRPLYRFILRTFLYCPVESSIKNASQVFTLWVSYLEPWTICMEEFAELDANLGKSNASTLKEVTQSTPHAYTSSWQVFVLANYLYYSSLVMHFIGFAHKFLHTDPEVIVNMISKVIRILTSSTELMDLIKNVDTVFHSKPTGSSKSVLNALHRHVPAIREQLQDWEDGLSETDADGSFLHENWNKDLRLFSDGEDGGQKLLQLFVLRAESELQSIGGENLTQNLQCLDRLKSELGQLFGGPILKPLNTPEIVQCEHSRDEIFTPRSFGNRTMADIKYKGDWMKRPISDDEIAWLAKVLVKLSGWLNESLGLSQVDNSQEAPSWSYVDLSSDARSVCGPTEMIKVVLCSFISWLLVLRVSGVRFMRKHGFRVNLRVFASKKVVVMLLIVGAFSLLKRAFAESGNVYMVNQATQ